From Variimorphobacter saccharofermentans, one genomic window encodes:
- the gatC gene encoding Asp-tRNA(Asn)/Glu-tRNA(Gln) amidotransferase subunit GatC — protein sequence MKINEETVQYAAALAKLTISDSEKQKVAEDLNRILDYIETMNELDTEGVEPMSHVLPVKNVFREDIVINQDDRDQLIKNAPKQKDGCFSVPKTVE from the coding sequence ATGAAAATAAATGAAGAAACTGTACAATATGCTGCTGCTCTAGCAAAGCTTACAATATCAGATTCAGAAAAGCAGAAGGTAGCGGAGGATTTAAACCGTATTCTGGATTATATAGAGACAATGAATGAGCTTGATACAGAGGGTGTGGAACCCATGTCCCATGTACTTCCGGTGAAGAATGTATTCCGTGAGGATATCGTAATCAATCAGGATGATCGGGATCAGCTCATTAAAAATGCACCAAAGCAGAAGGATGGGTGCTTCTCGGTACCAAAAACTGTGGAATAA
- the gatA gene encoding Asp-tRNA(Asn)/Glu-tRNA(Gln) amidotransferase subunit GatA produces the protein MSEITAMTALEVSKKVKDKELKVAEVLKAQLDKIKERDPEYHCYITVSEEEAYKQADEVQARIDSGDLQGAHLAGVPMAVKDNICTEGIKTTCASKILSNFVPTYDATVIEKLKKSGAIILGKTNMDEFAMGSTTETSYYGEAKNPWNKKHVTGGSSGGSAAAVAAEEAFYALGSDTGGSIRQPASYCGVTGIKPTYGTVSRYGLIAYASSLDQIGTIGRNISDCAASLEVISGHDRKDATSIDQKSYEYTHALIDNVKGLKIGVPSDYFDDGLDEEVKDSLFKAMEVFRRKGAIVEEFELHSVKYAIPSYYVIACAEASSNLSRFDGVKYGYRTPNYEGLQEVYKNTRSEGFGDEVKRRMMIGAFVLSSGYYDAFYNKALKVRAIINQSFQKAFDRYDIILGPTAPTTAPVLGSSLADPLKMYLSDIYTVSVNLAGLPSVSLPCGRDSKGLPIGMQLTGKHFGEKDIIRAAYSYEQEACYLRPNLDERKVH, from the coding sequence ATGAGTGAAATAACGGCTATGACAGCATTAGAAGTAAGTAAAAAAGTTAAGGATAAAGAACTTAAGGTGGCTGAGGTTCTGAAGGCTCAGTTAGATAAAATAAAGGAAAGAGATCCTGAGTATCATTGTTATATTACGGTATCGGAGGAAGAAGCCTATAAGCAGGCTGATGAAGTGCAAGCGAGAATCGATTCGGGTGATCTGCAGGGTGCACATTTAGCCGGCGTACCTATGGCTGTCAAGGATAATATATGTACGGAAGGAATAAAAACAACCTGCGCATCGAAAATACTATCAAATTTCGTTCCAACCTACGACGCAACAGTAATAGAGAAATTGAAGAAGTCAGGTGCAATTATACTAGGTAAAACGAATATGGATGAATTTGCAATGGGAAGTACTACAGAGACCTCCTATTATGGTGAAGCAAAAAATCCATGGAATAAAAAGCATGTAACAGGAGGCTCCAGTGGAGGCAGTGCGGCTGCTGTTGCAGCAGAGGAAGCCTTTTATGCCTTAGGCTCCGATACCGGTGGTTCCATAAGACAACCCGCTTCATACTGTGGAGTAACCGGAATAAAGCCCACCTATGGAACAGTATCTCGTTATGGTTTAATTGCCTATGCTTCTTCCCTTGATCAAATTGGAACCATTGGCAGAAATATATCGGATTGTGCAGCCTCTCTTGAAGTGATATCCGGTCATGACAGGAAGGATGCTACTTCCATTGATCAAAAGTCTTATGAATATACGCATGCACTTATTGATAATGTAAAAGGATTAAAAATCGGAGTGCCCAGTGATTATTTTGATGATGGACTGGATGAAGAGGTGAAAGACTCACTTTTTAAGGCAATGGAAGTATTTCGTAGGAAAGGGGCAATCGTGGAAGAATTTGAATTACATTCTGTTAAATATGCGATTCCATCCTATTATGTAATAGCCTGTGCAGAAGCAAGCTCTAACCTGTCAAGATTTGATGGAGTGAAGTACGGTTACCGTACACCGAATTATGAGGGATTACAGGAAGTATATAAAAATACCAGAAGTGAAGGCTTCGGTGATGAAGTAAAACGAAGAATGATGATTGGAGCCTTTGTATTAAGCTCTGGATATTATGACGCATTTTATAACAAGGCTTTAAAAGTAAGAGCAATCATTAATCAGAGCTTTCAAAAGGCCTTTGACAGATATGATATCATTCTGGGACCCACTGCGCCGACTACTGCACCGGTATTAGGATCAAGCTTAGCTGACCCATTGAAGATGTATTTATCGGATATTTACACCGTATCCGTGAATTTGGCAGGTCTGCCTTCCGTGAGTCTGCCATGCGGTAGAGATTCCAAGGGATTACCCATTGGAATGCAATTAACCGGAAAGCATTTTGGCGAAAAGGATATTATTCGAGCTGCTTATAGTTACGAGCAGGAAGCCTGCTATCTAAGACCGAATTTGGATGAAAGGAAGGTGCATTAG